The segment GAGGCGGCCGCCATCGGCGCTGTCGGTCGCGGCGCGCGCAATGCCGAAGTCGGTGACCAGCGCGCGCCCGTCGATGCCGTCGAGCAGGATGTTGTCGGGCTTGATGTCGCGGTGCACGACGCCACGCGCATGGGCGTAGGCAAGCGCCTCGCCGACTTCGAGCAGCCAGCGGCGCACATCCTCGATGGGGAGCGGACCGCGGGTGGCGAGCTTCTTGGCGAGGTTGTCGCCATCAATGCACGCCATGACGAAGAAGACGAGATTCCCCACCTCATCGACCGAGTAGATCGGCACGATGTTGGGATGGCTCAGCTGCGCCGCGGTTTCCGCCTCGCGCAGGAATCGCGAGCGGACATCCCGCCGGAACGACAGCTCGGGCGGCAACAACTTGATCGCGACAAAGCGCTTGAGCCGCCGGTCACGGGCCCGGTAGACGATGCCCATTCCCCCGCGGCCGATCTCACAGTCGAGCTCGTAGGCGGCGCTCAGCGCCTGCTCTACGTGGGCTCGGAGTTCAGCGTCTTCAGATGGGGCGAAGGGGTCGGACACGCGTGTGGAATAGGGGAGTCGAGGCCGGTACTCCCCATTGTAGCACCGAGGAGATACCGACAACAGCATCGGGTGGCGTCCGAAGGCCGAGGGAACCGTGGAACACCGGACGGAGGGCCCTACGGGGGGAGGGGGCGGGGAGTTGCAAAGCGACACGCGGGGATGGTCTGAGGTCGGACCCGGGAGGTCAGACGACCGATGTGGGTAACCCCTCAGGCATCCGGCGGGAGGAGCACAGGAGGTGGGCGTCAGGACCGCGGCGGTCCTGATGCCCACTTCCTCTTTCCCTTCCACCTGAAGCCCGAGGGGGTACTCGCGTCTGACCTCCCACCTCCGGTCCCTCTCCCGCCAATCCGGCACCTCCCCGCCAAGCCGGCGCCAGCGCACGGGTGCACATTCCCCAGACCTGCCGGGATGGCGGCTCCCGCACGGTGCGAATCGTGCCGGAAGATGGTCGCCTCATCTCTCTGCTCAGGATTTGTCGATTATGGGTCAGCGCCTCACGCTTCCGGTCCTGCCACTGCGCGGGACGGTCATGTTCCCCGGGATCACCGCCCTTATTGCGGCGGGCCGCCCTGGCACCCTGCGCGCCATCGAAACGGCGCTCAAGGGTGACCGGCTGGTCTTTGCTGTCGCGCAGCGGGACAACACCGAGGAACCCACGTCGGACATTCTCTTCACCACCGGCGTGATTGCCCGCATCGGGCAGATCCAGCGCGGGCTCGGCGGCGTGCAGCTGCTGTTGCAGGGTGAACAGCGCGCCACGGCACTGCAGTACGGGGAAACCGACGGCTATCTCACCGCGGTCACGGTGCAAGCCGAAGAAATGCTGCCGCTCAACCTCAAGGACCCGGCGTTCGAAGCGCTCCATAAGGAAGCGCGCGAGCGCGCGGCCGAGTTGGGTGAGAAGCGCGGGCTCCCCGAGGAAGTGGTGCACCAGGTGCTCGACTCGGTCGAGGACGCTGGCCGCTTCTCCGACCTCGTGGCCGGCTACATCGAACTCACCGTGCCCGAGAAGCAGGGGCTGCTCGAAACGCTCAGCGTGGAAGAGCGCCTCCGCCGCGTGCTGGTGCACGTGCAGCGCCAGATTGGCCTGCTCGAGGCGCAGGAAGACATCAAGAGCCAGGTGCAGGAAGAGCTCGGCGAACGCCAGCGCGAGATGTTCCTGCGCGAGCAGCTCAAGGCCATTCAGAAGGAACTCGGCGACGACGACTCCTCCAAGGAGATCGCCGAGCTGCGGGAGAAGCTCAACAAGCTCGTCCTCTCCAAGGAGGGGCGCGCCGAGGTGGAGCGCGAACTGGGGCGCCTGGAGCGTGCCGGTCGCGAAAGCATGGAAGCGCAGGTCATTCGCACCTACCTCGAGTGGATCGCCGAGCTGCCGTGGAACACGCGGAGCGACGATCACCTCGAGCTGGCGCGCGCCGGTGAGATCCTTGATGAGGATCACTATGGCCTCAAGGATGTGAAGGATCGCGTCCTCGAGTTCCTCGCGGTCCGTCAGCTGCGGGCCCAGCAGGTCGCCGCGGAAGTCGCCACGACCGGCGAATTCCCGGTCTCCAAGCTCAAGGGCGAAGCGACGGATGCGACGCCGACGCTGAACAGCGCCGACGACGACCGACCGATCACCGACACCAAGGAAGCCAAGGCGCGCGCGATGGCGCGTGGCCCGATCCTCCTGTTCAACGGCCCGCCGGGTGTGGGCAAGACGAGCATCGCCAAGTCGATCGCGCGCGCGCTCGGCCGCGAGTACGTGCGCGTGGCCCTGGGTGGTGCCCGCGACGAAGCCGACATCCGGGGCCATCGCCGCACGTACGTGGGCGCCATGCCCGGCCGCATCATCCAGGGGATGAAGCAGGCCGGCACCAAGAATCCTGTGTTCCTGCTGGACGAAGTCGACAAGCTCGGACAGTCGTACCAGGGCGATCCGTCGAGCGCGCTGCTGGAAGTGCTCGATCCGGCCCAGAACGACTCGTTTACCGATCACTATCTGGGCGTGCCGTTCGACCTGAGCGAAGTGCTGTTCATCGCCACGTCGAACTTCATTCAGAACATTCCGGGGCCACTGCTCGACCGCATGGAAGTCGTGGAGTTCAGCGGCTACACCGAGCGGGAGAAGGCGGAGATCGCCAAGACGTATCTGATCCCCCGCCAGCTCGAGGAGAGCGGTCTCGCCAAGCGCGAGCTCTCGTTCACCGACGAGGCGGTCATGAAGGTCATCAGTGAATACACCCGCGAAAGCGGCGTCCGCCAGTTGGAGCGCCAGCTCGGTGCCGTCGCCCGCAAGGTGGCGCGTCGTGTGGCGATGGGTGATACCACGGCCATCGACGACAAGCAGATCGACAGCGACGAGGTGCGCGATCTCCTCGGCCGCCCGAAGGTCCATCCGGAGCGTGCCAACGAACACGACGAGGTGGGCATCGCCACCGGCATGTACTACACGCCGATGGGCGGCGACATCATGTTCGTGGAAGCGAGCATCCGGCGCGGCGCCACGCGGCCGAAGACCTCAGAGGGCGACGACGTGGTTCGCGTGGGACCGATCTCGTTGATTCTGACCGGCCAGCTCGGCGACGTCATGAAGGAAAGCGCGCGGGCGGCGCTGACGTACGCGACCAACAACGCCGAGGCGCTGGGGATCCCGCTCGACCGCGTGGCGAGCGCGAGCGAAGCGCATATTCATGTGCCCGCTGGCGCAATTCCGAAGGACGGTCCGAGTGCCGGCATCGCGATCGCGACCGCGCTGGTTAGCGAAATGTCGAACCGCAAGGTGCGGCGCGATGTGTCGATGACCGGCGAGATCACGCTCCGCGGCCGCGTGCTCCCGATTGGTGGCGTCAAGGAAAAGGTGCTCGGCGCCCACCGCGCCGGCATCAAGGACGTCATCATCCCGAAGGCCAACGAGGCCGATCTCGAGGACGTGCCGGACGAGGTGCGCGAGCAGCTCACCTTCCACCCGGTCGAGACGCTGCGCGACGTGCTCAAGATCGCGCTGGTCGACGCGTCGACCGCCGCGGCAGTCGAGGAGCTGGTCGGCGTCTAGACGAGGCGTTCGCGCGCGGCGTGGCGTGGCGCGGCGCGGCGCGGCGCGGAGGCCGGCTATGAAAAAGACCGCAGTCTCCGGGGTTGGGAACCCTTCGGCTTCCCAAGCCCAGAGACCTGCGGCCTTTTTCACACCCGGCCCCCGCGCCAGCCAGATTGATCGCTACCGCGCGTCCTTGGAATTGTCGCTCGGTACGCGGTCGATCAGGAGATTGTACGGATCGATCCCCGCGCGCGCCGGCTTGCGAGGAACGGTGAACTCGGCGCGTACCGTACCGCCGGTCACCTTGATCTTGCGGATCGCGATCACATCGCCGAGGCGCGCGCCCGACTTGGGCGCGTCGAACAGGCCCACGTCGATATAGTCGTTGAGCGGCGCGGGCGTTTCGGTACCAAGCGAGTCGGCACGGAACTTCACGGCCGTGCCGATCACCGTGACCTTGAACTGCCCGCCTGGCAGCGGCGTGGCAACCACGCTGTCGGTCTTCACGTCCCACAGCGTGATCGCTTCGAAGTAATCGTCCACCGCCTGCTGCAGGGAGTCTGGCGTGGCCGCGCGAATATGGCGCATCAGGTCGAGCGACGTCGCGTACGGCGGCCCCGGGTGTTGACGTCCTTCGTCTAGATAGGCCCGGAGCGCGCCATGCAGCGCCTTTTCGCCGATGAGATCGCGTAGGGCGAACAACGCCAGCGACCCCTTCTGATACCAGATGTAGCTCTGCAGGTCCACGCGCGTGAGCGGATGCTCGCCCTTCGTCTCGCCCGCCCGACCACGGAGATACCGCTCAAGCTCGGCCCGCAGGAACTTCTGCGTGAATGGCCGCCCGTGAGCACGATCGGTGATCACGAGCGCGGCGTACTCCGACAGCGACTCGGAGAGCATCTGCGAGCCTTCCACGTCGGCGGGCATGCGCTGGTACGGGAACCACTGGTGCGCGATCTCGTGCGCGGTGACGAAGTACGGCAGGTCCGTATCTTCGATGTTGGTGGTGTCCACCCGGGCCACGAAACCGATGTCTTCCGAATAGGGCACGGTATTCGGAAACGACTGCGCGAAGCCGGCATAGCGCGGAAACTCCAGGATGCGCAGCTGCCGGTGCTGATACGGCCCGAACTCATGCGAGTAAAACGCCAGACTCGCCTTGGACGCCTCGATCATGCGCGGCACGTTGAACGTGTGCGTCGGATGGTGATACACCTCGATACTCACGTTCTGCCACTGCGCCTTGGTGACCGTCCACCGGGCCGACAGCACCGAGAAAAAGTTGTCGATCGGCGCATCCATCGTGTACGTGAAGTAGCGCCGCCCGCTCTGCGTCCACTCGCGCTGCAGATAGCCCGGCGCCATCGCGATCTGATCGGGATCGGTACTCACGGTTGCCGTGAACGTGGCCGCGTCGGCGTCGGCCAGGAACGACTGCCGGTACAGCGAGGCACTGTCGGTGCGTGGCTTACCGCGGCGCTGGAGTGCCAGCTTGTACTTCCGGCGCAGTTCGTCGCTCTGCAGCTCCTTCTGGTTGTCGTAGAAGAAGGTGGGAAATTTGTCTCGATTGAAGAACGTGCCATTGGCCACCAGCGAGCGATCAGGCTGTCCGCTCGGATACCCGCGCACGCGGAAGCGCTGCACCGAGCGCACGCGCACCGTATCCCCAGCCAGGAGCGGCGAGCCGAGCTTGATGAGCTGCACGCCGAAGACCGTGTCGGTCTTGAGCACGGTGAACGGGCGATCGAACGCCAGTGAGTCGAGCGACACCGCCAGCCCCGGCGCATCGGCAGCGACGTTGACGAGCACGGTGTCGATTGGCGTGGCCTGTCGATTGATCAGGGTGAACCGGCTGCCAACCCGCGCGCGACCCGCCGTCGGCTCGAAGTCCACGTCGAGCGCGATGCCCACCACATGCGGAGCGGTGAGCGTCTCATAGCGCCGCCACGTCTGCTCGTAGGCCGCCTGCCGTCGCTCACTTTCCTTCCGGGTGAGGTAGCGGTTCTCGATGCTCGCGTTGTAGTAGAAGACGCCACCGGCGGCCGTGGCACCGACCGAGCTGCCCATCGCCAGCCATACGGTACCTTGTGACAGGCGGTCCTTCAGTCGGGCGCCGAACGCGGCCATCTGGGTGCCGCGCTGCCATACGAGGTACGTGAGCGACAGGAACAGCAACGCCAGACACGCATTGAAGGCCTGCACCGCGGGGAACGCGGCCAGATATGGCCCGGTCCCGTTGAGGTCCGACCAGCGCAACGCCGGAGATGTCCCAATCTGCAGCAGCCGGTAGTCGTACCCCATGTTGATCATGGCGACATTCCCGACCCACACGAGAATGATCACGACGTAGCCAATGGGTTTCCGGGGGACCACCGACTGCACCAGAAAGGCGATGGCCGTCATCACCAGCCAGCCGGGGAAGTCGGCGAGATACACGTACAGCGCGTACACCGGCAGATCGATGTGCGGATAGCCCTTGAGCACCTGCACCATCATGCTGCCGAGCATGCAGACCGTGGAGAAAACGAGCAGCAGCACCACCATCGCGGTGTACTTGCCGCTGAGTATGCTCCAGGAGCGCACCGGCGCGGCATCGAGCACCTGATCGAGCTTCACCTGCCGCTCACGCCACACCAGTTCGCCCGCGTAGAACGTCAGCAGGACCACGATAAACAGCGACGCGCTGTTGATGGACGATTCGGCCATCAGCCAGCTCATCGGCCAGCTCTTGTTCTGCCCCGTCTGATCGGCATACCAGCCGTTCATCAGCACGTTGATGAAGCCGATGGCGGCGATGGCGAGGAACGGCACTGACCGGATGAGCGACTGCACGTGAAAGCGGGTCACACTCCACCAGCCGGCAAAGGCCGGTGTTGGCGGATACGCCCTGGCAGTCCGCCGCAGCGTGGCCGACGGCGCGAACGCCTTCTCCTCGGCCTTCTTCCGCTTGCGGGAGACCGTCATGCCATGCTTCTCGAGACGGACGAAGCGGAACGCCAGGGCCAGAAAGAGCGCCCCGATGCTTGCCCACAGCAGACGGTTTGCCCCGATGAAGCCCACGATCGGCAGCGTGCGAGCATTCTTCTCGACCGGCGTCCAGTAGCGCGTCACCAGATCGATCGAACGCAGCGCGAAGGGATCGATGAGATTGGCGAGCTGATCCTTGTCGAGCTGACGGACCAGATCGTCGCCGACCGAGTAGCCCACGAGCAGCAGAATACCGGCCACATACACCGAGAAGTTGCTGCGAGTCAGCGACCCGACCGCGAAGAGCAGACCACTCAGAAAGAAGACGCCCGGCACCCCGATCAGCAGGAACGGTTGCCAATAGTGCCAGAACTGAAAGGGCTGGAGTGTGGTCGTGTCGACCCACGGCATGAATGTCCCCACCATTGCGCCGACTGGAAGCGCGGCGAAGACGAGGAGCATCGCCAGAAACGCGGCCACGTACTTGGCACCCAGATATCCCCCGCGGGTGATCCGCGTACTGAAGAGGATCTCGTGCACGCCGGCGTCGTAGTCGCGCAGCACGGTGGTGCCGACCAGGGCACTGGTGATGATCTGGCCGACGGCCAGCAGGATGCCGTAGATCTGCGACAGAGAGTACGGACTGTTCTTCTTGACCTTCCCCAGCACCTGCCCTTGCAGGAAGGCATCGGTGCTCAGCGTGAAGAACGCCATGGCGAACATGATGGCCACATACAGCCACGTGACCGGCCGCCGGAAGTGACTCCGGAGTTCAAAGCGAAAGAGCGGCCAGAACATTACGCCTCCACCGGCACGCGTCCGCCGGACACCTCCGCCAAGCGGTGGAAGTACACATCCTCGAGGTCCGGCTCCATCGCCGCGAATCCGTCACCGGGATTGGACTCAGCATAGACGTGCAACACCGTGTTACCGGCCGCCATGCGCGTGGAGATCACCTGATACTGCCGCTTGTAGTCATCCGCCTGCGCGCGCGGGATCGTGCGGCGCCAGATGCGGCCGCGCACTTCGTCGATAATGCGCTCGGGCTCGCCCTGCACCACCACCTGCCCCTTGTTGATGATCGCCATCTGCGAGCACAGCTCACGCACATCCTCGACGATGTGCGTGGAGAGAATCACGACGACATCCTCGCCGATGTCGGCGAGCAGATTGAGAAAGCGGTTGCGCTCGGTGGGATCGAGACCGGCCGTGGGCTCGTCCACGATGAGCAGCTTGGGGCTGCCGGCAAGGGCGATGGCGATCCCCAGCCGCTGCTTCATGCCGCCGGAGTAGCCGCCGACGCTCTTCTTGCGCACGTCGTACAGGTTGACCTGCTGCAGCAGCGTGCCCACCAGATCCTTGCGCTCGCCGGGGTTCACGACGCCCTTGAGGGTGGCAAAGTGATCGAGGATCGCCTCGGCGGGCATGTTGGGGTAGAGCCCAAACTCCTGCGGCAGATAGCCCAGCTGGGAGCGCAACCGCTCCGGCTCCTTGAGCACGTCGATGTCGCGGAAGGTGATGCTCCCGCTGTCGGGCGGCTGGAGGGTGGCGATCGTCCGCATCAGCGACGACTTGCCGGCGCCATTGGGCCCCAACAGCCCGAACATCCCCGGCGGGATCGTGAGCGAGATGTCGTGAAGGGCGCGGACCCCGTTGGGGTAGGTCTTCGCGATGCGGTCGATGCGGAGAGTCATATGGCTCGCAGTTCAGGAATCGGACAAGCGTGGCCGCTACGATGCGTTCCAACGGCGTGATGGGCAACTTTGTGTCAGCCCATCCGTCATCTGACGTATTCCGGGAATGCGAACCGCGGGGCAAGTTGACGCCATGCCCTCAACGACCGCGGCCACGGCTGGCCGGGCGCGCCTCGCGACGCCCGACGACATGGAGGCGATCCACCGTCTCAACTACCGCACGTTCGTCGAGGAAATCCCGCAGCACCCGCCGAACGCCGAGCGTCGGCTGGTGGACCGGTTCCACGACGAGAATCTCTATGTCGTGTACGAGGTCGACGGTGAGGTGGTGGGCATGGTGTGCGGTCGGGCGCAGCGCCCCTTTTCGCTCGACCAGAAGCTGGGCCCCATCGATACGTGGCTGCCGCCGCACACACGCGCCGTGGAGATCCGTCTGCTGGCGGTAGACCCAGCGTATCGTGCCACCCGGGTCCTCGCGCGCCTGCTGCAAACGCTCATTGCCCACTTTGTCGGGCAGGGCTTCGACCTGGGTGTGCTCTCGGGTACCACACGGCAGCTTGCCCTCTATGGTCACATGGGGTGCGTGCCCTTCGCCCATCGCATCGGGACGCCCGGTGCCGAGTATCAGCCGATGTATCTCGAGTTGGAAACCGTGGCGGCGCGCGCGTCGCTGTGGCCGGATACCGCCTCACTGACATCGCGGGTGGCACGTCCGACAGGTGGACGCTTTCTGCCGGGACCCGTGGCGATGTACGACGCCGTGCGCCGCGCCTTCGCCGAGCCGCCGACCTCCCATCGCGCCACCGACTTCCTCGCGCAGCATGCGCGGGTCCGCGCGGCGCTGTGCGCACGCACCCACGCGCGTCACGGCTCGTTGCTGCTCGGCTCGGGGACCCTCGCGAACGATGTCGTGGGCGCGCAGCTGGCGCAGCTGCCGGGCCGCGGCGTCGTGCTCGCGAACGGCGAGTTTGGTCAGCGTCTGGTGGATCACGCACGTCGGCTCGGCTTGCGGCATACGGTGGTGTCCGCGCCGTGGGGCGAGCCCATGGATTGGGACGGCGTCGAGCTCGCCATGCGCGAAGCGCAGGCCACCTGGCTCTGGGCGGTCCACTCCGAAACGTCCACCGGGGTGGTGAACGATCTCGACGCGCTGCGCCGCATCGCCAGTGCGCACGACGCGCGCCTCGCGCTCGATGCCATCAGCAGCCTGGGTGCGCTCCCGCTGTCGCTCGCCGGCGTGTGGATGGCGAGCGCCGTCAGCGGGAAGGCTATCGGCGCCTATCCGGGCATCGCGATCGTCCTGCACGAGGACACCCCGGCCCCCCACGCCAACATCCCGCGCTATCTCGACCTCGGCTACGCCGTGGCATCAGGCGGGGTGCCCTTCACGCAATCGTCCAACCTGCTCGCAGCGCTCGATGCCGCGCTCACAGCCAAGGACTGGTCAGCTACGTACACGGAGCGCGTACGATGGAGCGCCTGGCTGCGACAGTCGCTCAGCGCCGCCGGTCTCACCGTGCTCGCTCCTGCGGCGGTCGCATCACCCGTGGTGCATACCATCGCGTTGCCCCCGGAGGTGGATGCACAATGCGTGGGGGACGCCCTACGCGGGCAGGGATGGGACATCGCGTTCGAGAGCGAGTACCTCCGCGCGCGGAACTGGGTGCAGATCTGCCTGATGGGAGCGATCAGCGGGGGGCAGGTGCGGGGCGTGGTGCGGGCGCTGGTGACTGCACTGCGATAACGGCGGAAGCCTGTACTGCGGAAGCTGAACCGCGGGAGCTGGACGGCGAGAACCGCAGTTCCCGATGTTCGGCTTCCGATGTTCAGCTTCCGATGTACAGGCTTCCGTCGTACCCGCCGTTCAGGCGCGCGTCAGCTCTCGCAGTACCAATCGCGCC is part of the Gemmatimonadaceae bacterium genome and harbors:
- a CDS encoding ABC transporter ATP-binding protein, whose amino-acid sequence is MTLRIDRIAKTYPNGVRALHDISLTIPPGMFGLLGPNGAGKSSLMRTIATLQPPDSGSITFRDIDVLKEPERLRSQLGYLPQEFGLYPNMPAEAILDHFATLKGVVNPGERKDLVGTLLQQVNLYDVRKKSVGGYSGGMKQRLGIAIALAGSPKLLIVDEPTAGLDPTERNRFLNLLADIGEDVVVILSTHIVEDVRELCSQMAIINKGQVVVQGEPERIIDEVRGRIWRRTIPRAQADDYKRQYQVISTRMAAGNTVLHVYAESNPGDGFAAMEPDLEDVYFHRLAEVSGGRVPVEA
- the lon gene encoding endopeptidase La, encoding MGQRLTLPVLPLRGTVMFPGITALIAAGRPGTLRAIETALKGDRLVFAVAQRDNTEEPTSDILFTTGVIARIGQIQRGLGGVQLLLQGEQRATALQYGETDGYLTAVTVQAEEMLPLNLKDPAFEALHKEARERAAELGEKRGLPEEVVHQVLDSVEDAGRFSDLVAGYIELTVPEKQGLLETLSVEERLRRVLVHVQRQIGLLEAQEDIKSQVQEELGERQREMFLREQLKAIQKELGDDDSSKEIAELREKLNKLVLSKEGRAEVERELGRLERAGRESMEAQVIRTYLEWIAELPWNTRSDDHLELARAGEILDEDHYGLKDVKDRVLEFLAVRQLRAQQVAAEVATTGEFPVSKLKGEATDATPTLNSADDDRPITDTKEAKARAMARGPILLFNGPPGVGKTSIAKSIARALGREYVRVALGGARDEADIRGHRRTYVGAMPGRIIQGMKQAGTKNPVFLLDEVDKLGQSYQGDPSSALLEVLDPAQNDSFTDHYLGVPFDLSEVLFIATSNFIQNIPGPLLDRMEVVEFSGYTEREKAEIAKTYLIPRQLEESGLAKRELSFTDEAVMKVISEYTRESGVRQLERQLGAVARKVARRVAMGDTTAIDDKQIDSDEVRDLLGRPKVHPERANEHDEVGIATGMYYTPMGGDIMFVEASIRRGATRPKTSEGDDVVRVGPISLILTGQLGDVMKESARAALTYATNNAEALGIPLDRVASASEAHIHVPAGAIPKDGPSAGIAIATALVSEMSNRKVRRDVSMTGEITLRGRVLPIGGVKEKVLGAHRAGIKDVIIPKANEADLEDVPDEVREQLTFHPVETLRDVLKIALVDASTAAAVEELVGV
- a CDS encoding GNAT family N-acetyltransferase gives rise to the protein MPSTTAATAGRARLATPDDMEAIHRLNYRTFVEEIPQHPPNAERRLVDRFHDENLYVVYEVDGEVVGMVCGRAQRPFSLDQKLGPIDTWLPPHTRAVEIRLLAVDPAYRATRVLARLLQTLIAHFVGQGFDLGVLSGTTRQLALYGHMGCVPFAHRIGTPGAEYQPMYLELETVAARASLWPDTASLTSRVARPTGGRFLPGPVAMYDAVRRAFAEPPTSHRATDFLAQHARVRAALCARTHARHGSLLLGSGTLANDVVGAQLAQLPGRGVVLANGEFGQRLVDHARRLGLRHTVVSAPWGEPMDWDGVELAMREAQATWLWAVHSETSTGVVNDLDALRRIASAHDARLALDAISSLGALPLSLAGVWMASAVSGKAIGAYPGIAIVLHEDTPAPHANIPRYLDLGYAVASGGVPFTQSSNLLAALDAALTAKDWSATYTERVRWSAWLRQSLSAAGLTVLAPAAVASPVVHTIALPPEVDAQCVGDALRGQGWDIAFESEYLRARNWVQICLMGAISGGQVRGVVRALVTALR
- a CDS encoding ABC transporter permease; protein product: MFWPLFRFELRSHFRRPVTWLYVAIMFAMAFFTLSTDAFLQGQVLGKVKKNSPYSLSQIYGILLAVGQIITSALVGTTVLRDYDAGVHEILFSTRITRGGYLGAKYVAAFLAMLLVFAALPVGAMVGTFMPWVDTTTLQPFQFWHYWQPFLLIGVPGVFFLSGLLFAVGSLTRSNFSVYVAGILLLVGYSVGDDLVRQLDKDQLANLIDPFALRSIDLVTRYWTPVEKNARTLPIVGFIGANRLLWASIGALFLALAFRFVRLEKHGMTVSRKRKKAEEKAFAPSATLRRTARAYPPTPAFAGWWSVTRFHVQSLIRSVPFLAIAAIGFINVLMNGWYADQTGQNKSWPMSWLMAESSINSASLFIVVLLTFYAGELVWRERQVKLDQVLDAAPVRSWSILSGKYTAMVVLLLVFSTVCMLGSMMVQVLKGYPHIDLPVYALYVYLADFPGWLVMTAIAFLVQSVVPRKPIGYVVIILVWVGNVAMINMGYDYRLLQIGTSPALRWSDLNGTGPYLAAFPAVQAFNACLALLFLSLTYLVWQRGTQMAAFGARLKDRLSQGTVWLAMGSSVGATAAGGVFYYNASIENRYLTRKESERRQAAYEQTWRRYETLTAPHVVGIALDVDFEPTAGRARVGSRFTLINRQATPIDTVLVNVAADAPGLAVSLDSLAFDRPFTVLKTDTVFGVQLIKLGSPLLAGDTVRVRSVQRFRVRGYPSGQPDRSLVANGTFFNRDKFPTFFYDNQKELQSDELRRKYKLALQRRGKPRTDSASLYRQSFLADADAATFTATVSTDPDQIAMAPGYLQREWTQSGRRYFTYTMDAPIDNFFSVLSARWTVTKAQWQNVSIEVYHHPTHTFNVPRMIEASKASLAFYSHEFGPYQHRQLRILEFPRYAGFAQSFPNTVPYSEDIGFVARVDTTNIEDTDLPYFVTAHEIAHQWFPYQRMPADVEGSQMLSESLSEYAALVITDRAHGRPFTQKFLRAELERYLRGRAGETKGEHPLTRVDLQSYIWYQKGSLALFALRDLIGEKALHGALRAYLDEGRQHPGPPYATSLDLMRHIRAATPDSLQQAVDDYFEAITLWDVKTDSVVATPLPGGQFKVTVIGTAVKFRADSLGTETPAPLNDYIDVGLFDAPKSGARLGDVIAIRKIKVTGGTVRAEFTVPRKPARAGIDPYNLLIDRVPSDNSKDAR